Proteins co-encoded in one Candida albicans SC5314 chromosome 3, complete sequence genomic window:
- the THI4 gene encoding thiamine thiazole synthase (Thiamine biosynthetic enzyme precursor; repressed during the mating process; stationary phase enriched protein; Spider biofilm induced) encodes MTPPTMLQTAPVESFNLNPKSTQQAINLKSDAKNGKVSFADWNEFKFAPIRESTVSRAMTRRYFADLDKFAESDIVIIGAGSAGLSAAYTLGKNRPDLKIAIIEASVSPGGGCWLGGQLFSAMVLRKPAHLFLDDMGLDYEDEGDYVVVKHAALFMSTLMSKVLQFPNIKLFNATAVEDLITRKDPATNLQRIAGVVVNWAQLDHDTQSCMDPNTINCNVVLSTSGHDGPFGAFTAKRLEQLGRAPRDVTAGFTKPSITTSKLQEPEPISNFQLGGMKGLDMNKAEDAIVKGTREVVPGLVIAGMELAEVDGSNRMGPTFGAMALSGVKAAESVLNVLELRKQQNEACYGAYKG; translated from the coding sequence atgaCTCCCCCAACAATGTTACAAACTGCTCCAGTTGAAAGCTTCAATTTGAATCCAAAATCTACTCAACAAGCTATTAACTTAAAATCTGACGCTAAAAACGGTAAGGTTAGTTTTGCTGACTGGAATGAGTTCAAGTTTGCACCCATTAGGGAATCAACAGTTTCTCGTGCCATGACTAGAAGATACTTTGCTGATTTAGATAAGTTTGCTGAATCTGacattgttattattggtgCTGGTTCTGCAGGGTTGTCTGCTGCTTATACCCTAGGCAAGAACAGAcctgatttgaaaattgctATTATTGAAGCTTCAGTTTCACCAGGTGGTGGTTGCTGGTTGGGAGGTCAATTGTTTTCTGCTATGGTACTTAGAAAACCCGCTCATTTGTTTTTAGACGATATGGGTCTTGACTATGAAGATGAAGGTGattatgttgttgttaaacATGCAGCTTTATTTATGTCGACTTTGATGTCAAAAGTCTTGCAATTTCCAAACatcaaattgttcaatgCCACTGCCGTTGAAGATTTGATTACAAGAAAAGATCCTGCTACAAATTTGCAAAGAATTGCTGGTGTAGTTGTTAATTGGGCTCAATTGGATCACGATACCCAATCTTGTATGGATCCAAACACTATTAATTGTAATGTTGTTTTGTCAACTTCTGGTCACGATGGACCTTTTGGTGCTTTTACTGCTAAAAGATTAGAACAATTGGGTAGAGCTCCAAGAGATGTTACTGCTGGATTCACCAAGCCATCAATTACCACTTCCAAGTTGCAAGAACCAGAaccaatttccaatttccAATTGGGTGGTATGAAAGGTCTCGACATGAACAAAGCAGAAGACGCTATTGTTAAAGGTACTAGAGAAGTTGTCCCTGGTTTGGTCATTGCTGGTATGGAATTGGCTGAAGTTGACGGGTCTAACAGAATGGGACCAACTTTTGGAGCCATGGCTCTTTCAGGTGTCAAAGCAGCTGAATCCGTGTTGAATGTTCTTGAATTGAGAAAGCAACAAAACGAAGCTTGCTATGGGGCCTACAAAGGTTAG